Below is a genomic region from Ktedonobacterales bacterium.
CCACTGTGCTTGCCAGGCATCTAAGGCTGCCAGAACCGGAACTTCGCGCGGGCCTGGAGCGCCTCTGCGCGGCAGGCCAGGTAGAAACAGTCAGCTTTGCCGGGCAGAAAGGCCCCTGCTATCTCTGGCGCGATGGCGAAGCGCGCACGCTGGCGGCTGGCGCGTAAGACCCGGGAGCGTGCGCGCCTTGCTTTCATCAGCAGCACCTGCTTGTGCATCCCGATAGGCCAAACTTCCTATCAGGATTGCCAGGTCCAGGGCAACTATTTATAATCACCTGCGGCTGCTCTCTACCGGGCCTATCGGGACGCCAGGCCCTCTTATACGGCCCGGACCCTACTCCACCTGGGAGATACCTGATGAAAGCTTTTGCGCTTATTCGTCGCTCCAGGCTGCCGCAGCGACACCAACGTGGGCAAACCATTATCATCCTGGCCTTTGTCATCCTCTTCCTGATCTCGCTCCTGGGGGTGGTCATTGACACCGTTCGGCTCTACGTCCTGACCATCCAGGCGCTGCGGGCTGCGGAGGCGGGGGCGCTGGCAGGCGCGCTCTATATGCCCACCTACTACAGCGCGGCTGCGGCTGATGGGCAGAGCGCCCAGACGCGCATCTGTGATGCTGTCAGACAAAATGGCGTTACAGCCTGCCCGGTGCCGCTGGGGCAGGTTGGGGCAACTCCTGCAACTGTAGCCAGCAATCAATATGAACTACAAGTGACCGTTACCCTCCAGGCTGATGTATTTTTCCTGGCCTTTGTCAGCCCCGGTCTCTCCAACGCCACCGTCAGCCGCAGCGCAACCGCCGAATATCTCCCACCCATCCAGCTTGGCTCGCGTACCTCGACCTTTGGCGATACTGACCCTATGGACGGTTCCCCGCAGCAGTTCTCAGCGCACATCAACGGCCCCTGGGAGCAGAAAGAACATGGGGACGCCTACACACCCCAGTTTGAGGATGGCTGGACCGATCCTGTCGGCCATCCTACCGGGGGGAGCAGGCCAATCCCCCGCTTTCTGCCCAATGTGGTCAATACCAACCTGCAAACGTATGGGTCGGCCATCACCAATCCCGATCAACACCCGGCTGGCTTTATCGGCACGGGCGGAACGCTGGGCTATAATTACGCGATTACTGTGCCCGTAGGCACGGGCGACGTAAGGGTCGAACTCTACACCCCGGCCTTTCGCCCCTATGGGGGAAACCCGGATAACAACAACGATTCGTGTAAAGATCCCAGTCTGACCCCATCACCCTGCACACAGGACCAGGCTTCCAATTTCATGCAACTGACCTATTCACTCTACTCAGCGCCGCTGCGCTTTGAGCGCAGCCAGGATACCATGCTCGCCACGTTCTCGCCGCACTCGTTCGATATGGGCAGTTGTTCGGGAATACAGGTTTTTGACACAGTGACGCAAAGCTGCGTGGCACTGCCCAGCTACGTCAATGGCTGGTATACCCTCTATACCATTACTCAACCGGGAACGTATCGGCTCTCGGTGGAAGCTGCGGGTGGGGGCTACGGCCAACACAATTATGGCGTGAAACTGGCCGACCTCAGTGACGCCCCCTTCCCCAACGGCAGCGGCGTGGGCATCACCGCCTGGAACGACATGTGTGTCGCCTTCAACCTGTCCGCTGGCGTCACATCCACCTTTGATCTGGCCGAGATTCCCGCTGACTATGCCGGGCAAACGCTCAACTTCAGCCTCTTTGATCCAGGTGACGGGGGCGGCGCTATTACCATGCGGATTTTGGACCCCAGCGGCAATCCGATTACGTGGCCCGGTTGGGCGCGAACCGTTGCTGGCTCCAATGGTACCGTACTAGACGCAACTGGTTCTCTGTATAACGGGCAATGGCTGCATGTTCCTGTTCAGATTCCCCCCGGCTACAATCCCACACCCGGCAACGACTGGTGGCAGGTGGAATACAACGCATCGGCGGCGGGCGGTGATGTGCTTACTATTAACATCTCGCTTGATGGCAGCCCCATCCATCTGACAGAGTAGCGAAGGGGCCAATCACTCGGATCCCTCCAAATAGTACTAGGGAGAACCGCGATGTCTTGCGCTTCATCGGATGTCCCAGGTAAACTAAGGGCGTAGCCGTTCACACACAGGTCTTCACCCTTGCCAGCAGGGGCGCAAAATACGAGCATCCGAGGGAGCATGTATGGGAAGAAGCGGACTACTACGTCATCCGGCCCCAATTCCCAGCCGCCAGAACAGGGGGCAAACGTGGGAAGAGGAAGACGTGACAGAACTCGCCTATGGGGGTGAAGAGGCGTGGCAAGAAGAGGAGGAGTGGGCAGATGAGGACGACCCCGCCGCCTATCAGGGCGAGGATGAATTAGCCGAGGACGCTTCCCAGTACGCAGAGCGTGATGACGACGGCCCTTCCCCAGACGCGCTTGCCGACGCAGAGGGCGACGGCTATGCCGATGACGCACCCAACCTCTCCGAAGAGCAGGCATGGGATGACGAATCGGATGAAGACGGCGGCGCCTCTGAAGAGCGGGGATTAGTTCCTTTTCACAGCGGCCAGACCAGCTCCTTTATGCGGCGCGGGGGCATGCTGATCGGCTTCGACGAAGCGCATTACGGGTTGGAGCCAGGCACCCCTCTTCCCGTCTTTATTGCCGGAGAACGCAAAACCGACAAGATCGGCGCGCTCGGCCATACTCTTATCGCTCCGCGAGCGCACCGTCCCCGACCCTTTTTCTTTCATGCCGTAGCCCTGGCGGTTGTCATGGTCAGCCTGATCGTCACGGCGCTCACGGTGGGCGTACTGAGTTCCGGCCCGCAGTTCTGGAATAACTTCGCAAGCCTGGCTGGCTCTGCCGCCCCACCCCCTCCGCCAGTGAAGTTCCACCGATATACCGTTCGTTTTGGCGACACCGCAGAGGGCATCGCCAAAACGTTTGGCGTAAAGGTAGGCGGCATCCTGCTCTTGAACGGGCTGGTAGATGGGGAACAAATCTATACCGGGATGAGCTTAAAAGTACCCTCCGATCCCACCTACGGCGCGAACTTTCACGCCTTGCTCCATATCCCCTATGCCCCGGCGATCACTCCGCAGCCGCCCTATGGCAGCTACATCGCTGTTCCTGGGTTTAACAGCTTTAACGTACAAGATTACGCGGGCGATCCCTTCGGCGGCTCTTTTGGACAATGTACCTGGTGGGCAGCCCACAAACGGCCCGATGAATACTTTGCGGGCATCGGCGATGCCTGGTCCTGGGCGGACGGCGCCCGCGCACGCGGCTACACCGTGACCTCCACCCCTGTCCCCAATGCGACAGTCGTCTTCCAACCAGGGGTGCAAGGCGCGCTGGGCATAGGGCATGTCGGCCACGTGGAGCAGCTTCTCCCCGGTGGCTGGATACTCATCAGCGAGATGAATTTCTATTGGAACGACGGCAACTGGGGGCGCGTTGATTACCGCTACATTACCCCAGGCCCTGGAGTGGTGTTCATCCACTAACGCAGCCCAATGAAACAAGAAGTACGCCCGCGTGAATTGACTCACGCTGGCGTACTCGCTTCTGATACATCCTGATCTACATACTCCCCACTGCGCATCTGCAAATACGCGCAGGTTCCCCCCTGTCCCACATGTCAGAAACAGCAGGGCGCAGCACATCTCTTTGCCTCTATATGGCATAATGGAAGCAGAGACACGACCACTAAAGGGTACTTATACAGAGGCGGGTGATCCTGGCTTGACCCCGATGGAGCGTTCACGATGGCAATCGAACAACTGCGCACAGTTGCAGACTACTACGCTTACGTAGATAGTTTGCC
It encodes:
- a CDS encoding CHAP domain-containing protein; amino-acid sequence: MGRSGLLRHPAPIPSRQNRGQTWEEEDVTELAYGGEEAWQEEEEWADEDDPAAYQGEDELAEDASQYAERDDDGPSPDALADAEGDGYADDAPNLSEEQAWDDESDEDGGASEERGLVPFHSGQTSSFMRRGGMLIGFDEAHYGLEPGTPLPVFIAGERKTDKIGALGHTLIAPRAHRPRPFFFHAVALAVVMVSLIVTALTVGVLSSGPQFWNNFASLAGSAAPPPPPVKFHRYTVRFGDTAEGIAKTFGVKVGGILLLNGLVDGEQIYTGMSLKVPSDPTYGANFHALLHIPYAPAITPQPPYGSYIAVPGFNSFNVQDYAGDPFGGSFGQCTWWAAHKRPDEYFAGIGDAWSWADGARARGYTVTSTPVPNATVVFQPGVQGALGIGHVGHVEQLLPGGWILISEMNFYWNDGNWGRVDYRYITPGPGVVFIH
- a CDS encoding pilus assembly protein TadG-related protein; amino-acid sequence: MKAFALIRRSRLPQRHQRGQTIIILAFVILFLISLLGVVIDTVRLYVLTIQALRAAEAGALAGALYMPTYYSAAAADGQSAQTRICDAVRQNGVTACPVPLGQVGATPATVASNQYELQVTVTLQADVFFLAFVSPGLSNATVSRSATAEYLPPIQLGSRTSTFGDTDPMDGSPQQFSAHINGPWEQKEHGDAYTPQFEDGWTDPVGHPTGGSRPIPRFLPNVVNTNLQTYGSAITNPDQHPAGFIGTGGTLGYNYAITVPVGTGDVRVELYTPAFRPYGGNPDNNNDSCKDPSLTPSPCTQDQASNFMQLTYSLYSAPLRFERSQDTMLATFSPHSFDMGSCSGIQVFDTVTQSCVALPSYVNGWYTLYTITQPGTYRLSVEAAGGGYGQHNYGVKLADLSDAPFPNGSGVGITAWNDMCVAFNLSAGVTSTFDLAEIPADYAGQTLNFSLFDPGDGGGAITMRILDPSGNPITWPGWARTVAGSNGTVLDATGSLYNGQWLHVPVQIPPGYNPTPGNDWWQVEYNASAAGGDVLTINISLDGSPIHLTE